TGAAACAATGGGGCCTTCAGCAGGTGACGGTGGTGGCGATCCAGAAATTACTACCTATTCAATCTCAGGTTCTCTGTACATAGATGCCAACAACAACCAGTCTCTTGATAGCGACGAGCCAGCTTTGAACAATACCACTGTTCAACTACTTGATGACTCAGGTTCTATCATTGCAGAAGCCTTCTCCGACGGTAACGGTAACTACACCTTTGAAGGTTTGCTACCGGGCAATTACACAGTGGTTGTGCCAGAAGCCACTGCCGACATCGACAGCGACTTTAACGAATCATTAACCGAATACTACAACACCTGGTCAAACCTGACTCCCGTGACAGTTGTCTCTCAAGATGTGGCTGACGTTGATTTTGGTTACAGCGCAGATATGGGTGCAGTGTTGGATGACCTTGACCCAACCGACCCTGACGCTGACGGTTACAGCTTCATCGGTTCAGGTAAAACCATCGGTTTCTGGAAGCATCAACATGCCGTTGCTCTTAAAGGCAAAGGTCGTGCTCACATCGACAGTGAAACCCTGACTGATTACCTGACTACTATCGAATCACTTTGGTTGTCTAACCCTTATCAGTTCGGTGCAGCAAAAATCAGTGCAAGTAACGACATTCTGTCAGCGCGTACTTCTGATGAAACTGAACTGCTGAACAAGCAAATGTTGGC
Above is a window of Paraneptunicella aestuarii DNA encoding:
- a CDS encoding SdrD B-like domain-containing protein, yielding MKLNKLTTSILKGLFVAAVSVSAVSAQPNLSFDQYDITQVGWSVVYTGCTFDAASQTATYSYDLTVDSAEKDLSHWVLAFDTDMVIVDSTGNAVTEFGLDPTTGVYGFKWDSGQDSGTTQTYTLTVNGECNAVATEYSVKGGTYFAIGETMGPSAGDGGGDPEITTYSISGSLYIDANNNQSLDSDEPALNNTTVQLLDDSGSIIAEAFSDGNGNYTFEGLLPGNYTVVVPEATADIDSDFNESLTEYYNTWSNLTPVTVVSQDVADVDFGYSADMGAVLDDLDPTDPDADGYSFIGSGKTIGFWKHQHAVALKGKGRAHIDSETLTDYLTTIESLWLSNPYQFGAAKISASNDILSARTSDETELLNKQMLATELNHVDGRGLTDNLELQATLLAYGEYVSAYNAQFTREEVLAVKDLMDTINNSGE